CATCACAGCGCTTATCCTGTTTGCGATGGGGTCGGGGCCTGTGCGGGGGTTTGCGGTGACACTGGGCCTGGGTATTCTGACATCCGTATTTACGGCCCTTATGGTCACCCGCCTGATGATGGTCATCTATTTTGAACGTCGTCGCCCGAAAACTCTGGCCATCTGAAGGAACACACGCAATGCGATTGAAACTTGTTCCACAGGACACAAGCATAGACTTCTTCCGCTATTGGAAGGGCACATTTGGCGCATCCGCTGTGGCGATGGTGCTGTCGATCATTGCCTTTCTGGTGATGGGGCTGAATTTCGGCATCGATTTCCGGGGTGGCACATCCATCCGGACCGAAGCGCAGGCCCCTGTTGATATCGCGGCCTATCGCGGTGCGATTGCGGAACTGGGGTTTGGGGATGTTGCCATCACCGAAGTGTTTGACCCCGCCTTCGCGTCGGACCGCAATGTTGCGAGTGTCCGCATTCAGGCGCAGGAAGGGGTCGAGGCAATCACGCCGGAACAAATTGGGGCCGTGCGCGATGCGTTGCAAGCGCTCGACCCGACACTGACATTCGCCGCGGTGGATTCCGTCGGTCCGAAAGTGTCGGGCGAACTGATCCAGTCGGCGGTGATTTCGGTCGTTCTGGCGCTTGCGGCGGTGTTGTTCTACATCTGGCTGCGGTTTGAATGGCAGTTCTCGGTCGGGGCTGTCGCAGCACTTGTGCATGATGTGGTGCTGACCATCGGGGTATTCAGTGTCTTGCAGATCAGGTTTGATCTGGCGATCATTGCGGCATTGCTGACGATTGTGGGGTATTCGCTGAACGATACAGTGGTCGTGTTCGACCGCGTGCGCGAGAACCTGATCAAGTTCAAGAAACGCCCGATAAAGGAAGTTCTGAACCTGTCGATCAATGATACATTGTCGCGCACGGTCATG
Above is a window of Roseinatronobacter sp. S2 DNA encoding:
- the secF gene encoding protein translocase subunit SecF; amino-acid sequence: MRLKLVPQDTSIDFFRYWKGTFGASAVAMVLSIIAFLVMGLNFGIDFRGGTSIRTEAQAPVDIAAYRGAIAELGFGDVAITEVFDPAFASDRNVASVRIQAQEGVEAITPEQIGAVRDALQALDPTLTFAAVDSVGPKVSGELIQSAVISVVLALAAVLFYIWLRFEWQFSVGAVAALVHDVVLTIGVFSVLQIRFDLAIIAALLTIVGYSLNDTVVVFDRVRENLIKFKKRPIKEVLNLSINDTLSRTVMTSVTTLLALLALFVLGGDVIRGFVFAMIWGVIVGTYSSVFVASAVLLRLGVKRDWSKNSGDTSGTQFGVKEG